A single Haloglycomyces albus DSM 45210 DNA region contains:
- a CDS encoding ArsR/SmtB family transcription factor — protein MPHDPTETDDEVNRDPKRVPATREQIKAVASEVRVRILQMCRRNSLTNKEIAVRLGLNPGTVLYHVRKLVETGFLEESEPRVGNRGAREVPYRATGLSWQLDFSPSVAPGVSRAMRQAFIAQSEDVEEMTSFSTFTAKLTEEQMQGLLGRVQEVFDEYVNLEDDDPSAKEYSVFFAAHEYRH, from the coding sequence ATGCCTCATGATCCGACTGAAACCGATGACGAAGTCAATCGCGATCCGAAGCGAGTCCCCGCTACTAGGGAGCAAATTAAAGCGGTCGCTTCCGAGGTGCGGGTGCGTATCCTGCAGATGTGTCGTCGTAACTCTCTGACGAACAAGGAGATCGCTGTCAGGCTGGGGCTTAATCCGGGAACGGTCCTGTATCACGTGCGCAAACTGGTGGAGACCGGATTTCTGGAGGAAAGCGAGCCCCGGGTCGGTAATCGCGGTGCGCGGGAGGTCCCGTATCGGGCGACCGGGCTGAGCTGGCAGCTTGACTTTAGTCCATCGGTTGCGCCCGGCGTTAGTCGCGCGATGCGTCAGGCGTTTATTGCCCAGTCGGAGGACGTAGAGGAAATGACGTCGTTCAGTACCTTTACGGCGAAGCTGACTGAAGAGCAAATGCAAGGACTGCTGGGTCGTGTGCAGGAAGTATTCGATGAATACGTCAATCTGGAAGACGACGACCCGTCGGCCAAGGAGTATTCGGTTTTCTTCGCCGCTCACGAATACCGGCACTAA
- a CDS encoding MrcB family domain-containing protein: MIRELFEEVGKTTYNYRGNRDQAVFQILKDLSSQLEAIVPPHFITKISQGVGSLPMGLWVGILDPDVTTSPTRGIYVVFLFNEDRTEVSLSLNQAVTAAGQRAKTMPISTKTLLRHEAETIRRLLKEDTHGLTTTLHLGASKRVSEYEAGNIFGKTWTLDAMPPDDEIIRELARFLDLYANVIAASENAVLQGHLRLPPREPTAIPETRQRKFTPKNGDEYRAQIKSVTQTRQRSHERLIASLGIWAGERGYEPNTNVHPRDLLLHHDQGPDCLVEVKVFPTGRPYLGIRECIGQLFEYREFYQDPRDNTRLVAALSENPGDAYLSLLFSLDIATLWPISPHTWHGCNLARQFGLID; encoded by the coding sequence ATGATCCGCGAGCTGTTTGAAGAAGTCGGTAAGACCACATATAACTATCGCGGAAACCGCGATCAGGCAGTATTTCAAATCCTCAAGGATCTATCCAGCCAGCTAGAAGCGATCGTGCCTCCCCATTTCATAACCAAGATTAGTCAAGGCGTTGGCAGTCTCCCCATGGGGCTATGGGTTGGCATCCTCGACCCCGACGTCACGACCTCACCCACCCGCGGAATTTACGTGGTATTTCTCTTTAATGAGGACCGCACGGAGGTAAGCCTCAGTCTCAATCAAGCCGTCACAGCTGCTGGACAACGCGCTAAAACCATGCCGATATCAACAAAAACGCTACTACGACACGAAGCCGAAACGATCCGTCGTCTTCTAAAAGAAGACACGCATGGGCTCACTACGACCTTGCACCTAGGGGCGAGCAAACGTGTATCGGAGTACGAGGCAGGAAACATATTTGGGAAAACGTGGACGCTGGATGCAATGCCGCCAGATGATGAAATCATCCGAGAGTTGGCCCGTTTCCTCGACCTATATGCTAATGTCATTGCTGCCTCTGAAAATGCAGTTCTTCAAGGACACCTTCGACTACCCCCGCGTGAGCCAACCGCTATCCCGGAAACACGGCAACGTAAATTCACACCTAAGAATGGTGATGAGTATCGTGCCCAAATCAAGTCAGTGACACAGACACGCCAACGTTCCCACGAACGTCTCATCGCCAGCCTTGGGATATGGGCAGGAGAACGGGGCTACGAACCGAATACAAATGTCCACCCGCGTGACCTCCTTCTACACCACGACCAGGGTCCTGATTGTCTTGTTGAAGTAAAGGTATTCCCAACCGGACGCCCATATCTAGGTATCCGTGAATGTATTGGCCAACTTTTTGAATACCGAGAGTTCTACCAGGATCCGCGAGACAATACGAGGCTTGTTGCAGCCCTGTCTGAGAACCCCGGCGATGCCTACCTCTCGCTCCTTTTCAGTCTTGATATTGCCACTCTGTGGCCAATCAGCCCTCACACCTGGCACGGGTGCAATCTCGCTCGGCAATTTGGCCTCATCGATTAA
- a CDS encoding SUKH-3 domain-containing protein codes for MDRFSELALDELRYAGWHEGRSIGISDYCAGIVNAGYSVHEHGKEVLTEFGGLTLRSRPGWIPEFEDPLSFDPRTVAMGYENSISKVLGGIWMPIGSWVYYSDVFIESSGFVIATEFDLVWKLGESIEQAIEFSVTVSTKFDCIAVLKDGVEPWGPDLK; via the coding sequence ATGGATCGATTTTCTGAACTCGCACTGGACGAACTACGTTATGCGGGATGGCATGAAGGTCGTTCGATTGGTATATCGGACTACTGCGCCGGTATTGTGAATGCGGGGTATTCAGTGCATGAACACGGGAAAGAAGTTCTTACTGAGTTTGGTGGATTGACATTGCGTTCTCGCCCGGGTTGGATACCAGAATTCGAAGACCCACTTTCTTTTGATCCAAGAACTGTAGCAATGGGTTATGAAAACTCAATCTCGAAAGTTCTCGGCGGAATCTGGATGCCGATTGGATCCTGGGTATACTATTCCGATGTATTTATAGAATCGAGTGGTTTTGTTATTGCTACTGAGTTTGACTTGGTTTGGAAGTTGGGGGAGTCTATTGAGCAAGCAATAGAGTTCTCTGTGACCGTTAGTACGAAGTTTGATTGTATTGCAGTGTTGAAAGATGGTGTTGAACCCTGGGGGCCGGATCTGAAATAG
- a CDS encoding helix-turn-helix transcriptional regulator has translation MDKRLLADFLRARRRGTRPADVGLPDVGRRRTPGLRRQEVAQLADISVEYYIRLEQARGPRPSRSVLNALAQAFRLDRDQYVYLCNVVGEVADSVSDNETVPSTIRNFLAGLTEFPAYVVNASYDIVTWNELADAFMGLSHFGPADRNIIRATFVGALRDVSDPQHLAFVRSCVADMRAHLAQNPSDSRLTSLVDELLGVSAEFEDVWNQHEVAVRRTQTKSVVHPVVGPIEIESQVLDIPGTAFRLVVYVPHPGSASERALKRLREVA, from the coding sequence ATGGACAAACGATTGCTGGCTGATTTTCTTCGCGCGCGGCGTAGGGGAACTCGTCCCGCTGATGTCGGGCTCCCCGACGTCGGGCGGCGAAGGACGCCTGGCCTTCGGCGGCAGGAGGTCGCTCAACTGGCGGATATTTCGGTGGAGTACTACATTCGCCTGGAGCAGGCGCGCGGGCCGCGACCGTCCCGGAGCGTGTTGAACGCGCTCGCTCAAGCGTTTCGGCTTGATCGCGATCAGTACGTGTACCTGTGCAATGTGGTCGGAGAGGTTGCGGATTCGGTTTCGGACAACGAAACCGTGCCGTCCACGATTCGGAATTTTTTGGCCGGGCTTACGGAATTTCCCGCCTATGTGGTGAACGCGTCCTACGATATTGTGACCTGGAACGAACTCGCGGACGCGTTCATGGGTTTGTCCCATTTCGGTCCTGCCGACCGCAATATCATCCGTGCGACGTTCGTCGGTGCGTTGCGGGACGTATCGGATCCACAGCACCTGGCGTTTGTTCGCAGCTGTGTCGCGGATATGCGAGCCCATCTGGCACAGAACCCCTCAGACAGTCGATTGACTTCTTTGGTCGATGAATTGCTGGGCGTTAGTGCAGAATTCGAGGACGTCTGGAACCAACATGAGGTAGCCGTTCGTAGAACCCAGACGAAGAGCGTCGTCCATCCTGTGGTGGGACCGATTGAAATCGAGAGTCAGGTATTGGATATCCCTGGAACCGCGTTTCGACTGGTGGTTTATGTTCCCCATCCGGGTTCTGCCTCGGAACGTGCCCTGAAGCGACTCAGGGAAGTGGCCTGA
- a CDS encoding GNAT family N-acetyltransferase: MGIEIRRVGRDDFDDVLPLVADYQRFYKQQPDEQRNREFFGQLVNDDSAGLQLVARVDGTAVGFTTLYWVRSSTTATVNALMNDLYVAPEHRGGGAKGIGAQLMRAASAAAAERGYQTMAWETAPDNFSGQSLYDRFIKDEPGSGSREIWYHYGYTAPEAS; the protein is encoded by the coding sequence ATGGGTATCGAAATTCGCCGAGTAGGCCGAGACGATTTTGACGACGTACTTCCCCTCGTCGCCGATTATCAGCGCTTCTATAAGCAGCAGCCGGACGAGCAACGGAATCGGGAGTTCTTCGGACAGCTGGTCAACGACGATTCTGCCGGTCTCCAGCTTGTGGCCCGCGTCGATGGCACCGCCGTCGGCTTTACGACGCTGTACTGGGTCCGATCCTCCACGACGGCTACGGTCAATGCCTTGATGAACGACCTGTACGTAGCACCAGAGCACCGTGGTGGTGGAGCTAAAGGTATCGGGGCGCAGCTCATGCGTGCTGCTTCAGCAGCGGCCGCCGAGCGCGGTTACCAGACCATGGCTTGGGAAACCGCCCCCGACAATTTTTCCGGCCAGTCCCTGTACGACCGGTTCATTAAGGACGAACCGGGTTCGGGAAGCCGCGAGATCTGGTATCACTATGGATACACCGCCCCAGAAGCCTCCTAA
- a CDS encoding LPXTG cell wall anchor domain-containing protein, with amino-acid sequence MISFAVDGPPESFAVTEPAGSDECIEADNSLSCAYNAAAADPTLYFEVEASEDLEPGSYPYTATVQWGEHTLLNETETFNVSASDSGESTRPFIHGEFENTDVQAGETVNVETPFRLDGTVPQGPNVVAIRAGAPFSPVGMNFEGASPVADYDNCKYSEENHVGTSSVVCYVPDVDWTQGATYSIDDETPLSYEIADNALGSPWNVCACSFSTSFIDQETVDNLTVDLEGDNQLEIKETDISVNGDHYDADWYGLLRLTVSDNPYDLEVSPVNIEGDKGDTVDVTIPVTNNGPAKAIGTGATVYQYRLPVQLPSGVEVDEFNNDRQSGNFCESDFGQSIENDYGLEEYDLMCFFSEVEVGGTAEVEFSVTISDAESTTDGAFFAINANSPVSDSGYEDNYDNNSAVIGLNSPDVVKNVDENNSDNDLPVTGSALTYGIIGGAAALLAGAVLFFVARRRSVS; translated from the coding sequence ATGATCTCGTTCGCTGTGGATGGTCCACCCGAATCCTTCGCAGTCACCGAACCTGCCGGCAGTGACGAATGCATCGAAGCTGACAACTCCCTCTCCTGCGCGTACAATGCTGCGGCAGCCGACCCGACTTTGTACTTCGAAGTCGAAGCCTCTGAGGACTTGGAGCCCGGATCGTACCCTTACACGGCCACTGTCCAGTGGGGTGAACACACCCTCCTCAATGAAACGGAAACGTTTAACGTTTCCGCCTCCGATTCCGGTGAATCGACCCGGCCGTTCATTCATGGCGAGTTCGAGAATACTGATGTTCAGGCGGGCGAAACAGTAAACGTGGAGACTCCGTTCCGTCTTGATGGAACCGTTCCCCAGGGCCCCAACGTAGTAGCGATTCGCGCTGGCGCTCCCTTCAGCCCTGTCGGGATGAACTTCGAGGGTGCCTCCCCAGTCGCAGACTACGACAACTGCAAATACTCGGAAGAGAACCACGTCGGTACCTCCTCCGTCGTTTGCTACGTCCCCGACGTTGACTGGACGCAAGGCGCGACGTACTCCATTGACGATGAAACTCCTCTGTCGTACGAGATTGCGGACAACGCCCTCGGTTCTCCGTGGAACGTCTGCGCATGTTCTTTCTCGACTTCGTTCATCGACCAAGAAACCGTGGACAACCTGACAGTTGATCTGGAAGGCGACAATCAGCTGGAAATCAAGGAAACCGATATTTCGGTGAATGGTGATCACTACGATGCGGACTGGTATGGGCTGCTGCGCTTGACGGTTAGTGACAACCCCTACGACCTTGAGGTATCGCCGGTCAATATTGAAGGAGACAAGGGCGACACCGTCGACGTCACAATACCTGTCACTAACAATGGCCCGGCTAAGGCTATCGGAACGGGTGCAACCGTCTACCAGTACCGCCTACCAGTTCAGCTCCCAAGCGGTGTTGAAGTGGACGAATTCAACAATGACCGCCAGAGTGGAAACTTTTGCGAATCGGATTTCGGACAATCTATCGAAAACGATTACGGTCTGGAAGAATATGATCTCATGTGCTTCTTCAGCGAAGTAGAAGTCGGTGGTACCGCAGAAGTAGAATTCTCTGTAACGATCTCCGATGCCGAATCAACAACTGACGGAGCATTTTTCGCGATCAATGCCAACAGTCCCGTTTCCGATTCAGGGTACGAAGACAACTATGACAACAACTCCGCAGTCATCGGCCTCAACTCGCCTGATGTTGTAAAGAACGTCGACGAAAACAACAGCGACAACGATCTTCCAGTCACCGGTTCCGCATTGACTTACGGAATCATCGGCGGCGCTGCCGCTCTCCTCGCTGGAGCAGTGTTGTTCTTCGTCGCACGGCGTCGCTCGGTCAGCTAA
- a CDS encoding stealth family protein: protein MVKSLNRILQTIRQRRTSSQTPEEALAARAARKPYAGRTVTEFTSEAASETNLRFIIDILEEEGIDYFLVPGHAAIRHVVGISVRNRQRFLKLLSVSYADEAIHVGVPSGRSTFSLGPFSTADGELPHELQNEDVLRAAQIQFGPQGQVLAGFEHGCDIEFWAEGSELRNSEAGLERLSATKASLPVELHTDTWVGPRPNTVSDVLPAEARREVRTIVGEGEYRTFEDFADNISHDVPFPIDVVYTWVDGDDPQWRAKKAHHLGEEVPEHHRADSRYKNHDELKYSLRSLEMYAPFVRNVYLVTDGQCPPWLDTNECTLIDHKVIFADSTALPTFNSHAIGSQLHHIPGLAEHFLYFNDDALIGRRILPEVFFEQNGLSRLMPSSGRIGLGPPLQEEPAPNSAGKNVRELLRRDFGVSIANKFRHTPIPQLRSVSYELEERYQKEVGQTMRSRFRHVDDIGFCALLHQHYAYLTSRAIMAGEARCAYVNIADLDAPDRLDEISEKRLYDFICLNDVNTPPERREEVGAIVRSFCEVYFPFPSKYEKTDVCSTDSDRS, encoded by the coding sequence ATGGTGAAGTCTCTGAACCGAATCCTCCAGACCATTCGGCAGCGCCGGACATCCTCACAAACGCCCGAAGAGGCTCTCGCGGCACGAGCAGCGAGAAAACCGTATGCCGGGCGCACAGTCACAGAATTCACCTCGGAAGCCGCCTCGGAAACGAACCTCCGATTCATCATCGACATCTTGGAAGAGGAGGGGATCGACTACTTCCTAGTTCCGGGACACGCCGCCATCCGCCATGTGGTCGGCATTTCGGTACGGAACCGGCAAAGGTTCCTGAAACTGCTGTCCGTCAGCTATGCTGATGAAGCAATCCACGTCGGAGTCCCCTCCGGCCGATCCACATTCTCACTCGGACCTTTTTCGACAGCCGACGGAGAACTCCCCCACGAACTACAGAACGAAGATGTCCTGCGTGCAGCGCAAATTCAGTTCGGTCCACAGGGACAAGTCCTAGCGGGTTTCGAACACGGTTGCGACATTGAGTTCTGGGCCGAGGGTAGCGAGCTCAGAAATTCGGAAGCCGGACTGGAACGTCTCTCGGCGACCAAAGCGAGCCTGCCCGTGGAACTCCATACGGACACGTGGGTCGGGCCGCGTCCCAATACGGTCTCGGATGTTCTTCCCGCCGAGGCCAGGCGCGAGGTCCGGACAATTGTGGGTGAAGGTGAATACCGAACCTTCGAAGACTTCGCCGACAACATCTCCCACGACGTCCCTTTCCCCATCGACGTCGTCTATACCTGGGTGGACGGCGATGATCCTCAGTGGAGAGCCAAGAAAGCCCACCACCTCGGGGAGGAGGTACCGGAACATCACCGCGCTGATTCACGCTACAAGAATCACGACGAGCTGAAGTACTCGCTCCGATCGCTCGAGATGTACGCGCCTTTCGTCCGCAACGTTTACCTCGTGACCGACGGACAGTGCCCGCCCTGGCTGGACACCAATGAGTGTACGCTGATCGACCACAAAGTCATCTTCGCCGACAGCACCGCCCTCCCCACGTTCAATTCCCATGCCATAGGCTCACAGCTCCACCACATTCCCGGATTGGCGGAGCATTTCCTCTATTTCAACGACGACGCCCTCATTGGCCGACGGATATTGCCGGAGGTGTTCTTCGAACAAAATGGCCTATCGCGTCTCATGCCCTCCTCCGGGCGCATTGGGCTGGGGCCACCTCTCCAGGAAGAACCGGCCCCCAACTCGGCGGGAAAGAACGTCAGAGAACTCTTGCGCCGTGACTTCGGCGTCTCCATCGCCAACAAGTTCCGACACACTCCGATTCCACAGCTGCGATCGGTGTCGTATGAACTCGAAGAGCGATATCAGAAGGAAGTGGGTCAGACCATGCGCTCGCGATTCCGCCATGTCGACGATATTGGATTCTGCGCTCTGTTGCACCAGCATTACGCGTACCTGACCAGTCGGGCGATCATGGCCGGCGAGGCTCGCTGCGCATATGTGAACATCGCCGATCTCGACGCTCCCGATAGACTCGACGAAATCAGTGAAAAGCGACTCTACGATTTCATCTGCCTCAATGATGTCAACACACCGCCGGAACGCCGTGAAGAGGTTGGCGCGATTGTCCGGTCGTTCTGCGAGGTCTACTTTCCCTTCCCCTCCAAATACGAAAAGACGGACGTTTGCTCCACAGATTCCGACCGCTCTTGA
- a CDS encoding MFS transporter encodes MSFLSVSLMTFIFPMVAILALGAGEFEAGLIVALEKTAFLLIGLPAGVWVDRMRRRPVLIGADLLRAALLLSIPATWAVGMLTLEQVYLVALLLGACTVFYDVAYVSFLPSIVERRLTVDANGRLEILRSGSVLLGPVTGGALVGWLGAPLALLASGVGIGASTGWLTKINVHERTEPMNSQGMRRQVMEGPRFIWNEKVIRGTAICTGAVNFCFSGFMIMFEVRMLRDLGTAPQTMGYIVLVAGLGGVVGGLVNKHLVNLIGFGRTIFAAAACMPWAIAIVCLAGPGLSGIVIAAAGMFLATAAIVIFNVNQVSYRQTMTPDNMLGRLTASVRMLAWGSMPAGALLAGIAGEVYGAHAIMWAAAAVALLGALPLLTTPLWKMKELPASNVSETASA; translated from the coding sequence GTGAGTTTCCTTAGCGTCTCGTTGATGACGTTCATCTTTCCGATGGTCGCCATCCTGGCCCTCGGTGCGGGGGAATTCGAGGCGGGCCTGATCGTGGCGCTCGAGAAGACCGCTTTCCTGCTCATCGGGTTGCCAGCGGGTGTGTGGGTCGATCGAATGCGCAGGAGGCCGGTACTCATTGGTGCCGACCTACTTCGGGCCGCTCTGCTTCTGTCCATTCCCGCAACCTGGGCAGTGGGGATGTTGACGCTGGAGCAGGTTTACCTGGTAGCACTGCTGCTTGGCGCGTGCACGGTGTTCTACGATGTCGCCTACGTCAGTTTTCTCCCCAGCATTGTGGAGCGAAGACTCACCGTGGACGCCAACGGACGCCTGGAAATACTCCGTTCCGGATCGGTACTTCTCGGGCCGGTCACGGGCGGAGCACTCGTCGGCTGGCTGGGAGCACCGCTCGCACTTCTGGCAAGCGGAGTAGGCATCGGCGCATCCACAGGATGGCTCACGAAAATCAACGTTCACGAACGCACAGAACCTATGAACTCCCAAGGAATGCGCCGTCAAGTGATGGAGGGCCCGCGATTCATTTGGAACGAGAAGGTTATCCGAGGAACGGCGATATGTACTGGGGCGGTGAACTTTTGCTTCAGCGGCTTCATGATCATGTTCGAAGTCCGCATGCTGCGTGATTTGGGGACCGCACCGCAAACCATGGGCTATATCGTATTGGTCGCGGGCTTGGGCGGAGTCGTGGGCGGCCTTGTCAACAAGCATCTCGTCAACCTGATCGGCTTCGGACGGACGATTTTCGCCGCTGCGGCTTGCATGCCGTGGGCCATTGCAATCGTCTGCCTAGCGGGGCCCGGGCTGTCCGGCATCGTCATCGCCGCTGCTGGAATGTTCCTGGCGACTGCGGCGATCGTGATATTCAACGTCAATCAGGTCAGTTATCGACAAACGATGACGCCGGACAACATGCTCGGACGACTGACCGCGTCCGTCCGGATGCTGGCCTGGGGAAGCATGCCGGCCGGGGCTCTTCTGGCGGGTATTGCGGGTGAAGTCTACGGCGCTCACGCCATCATGTGGGCGGCAGCAGCCGTTGCACTGCTTGGGGCACTTCCTCTCCTGACAACTCCGCTCTGGAAGATGAAGGAGCTGCCCGCTTCGAACGTGTCAGAAACCGCATCGGCCTGA
- a CDS encoding DUF6928 family protein has protein sequence MGSKIAMMLIGHSIPDRPFENLEDTDFEKSRDIASRILGDAVSPTGDIMLDFAVWPQPNIVCVASLPGYDIISTRSLAHDLPSETYRQFSNLIDGRDVVYVAMHSMEDWASFGIWRGKSVRRMVSMSPRLGILENFGRHFSFENTFWAGERSVPDYSLEFHPIDFGNEVLREFFGFVLEGRVDEQCIDLEEVLLPSFRAAEDTY, from the coding sequence ATGGGGTCCAAAATAGCGATGATGCTTATTGGCCACAGTATTCCTGATAGACCGTTTGAAAACTTGGAGGATACCGACTTTGAGAAATCACGGGATATAGCTTCCCGTATTCTCGGTGATGCTGTATCGCCGACTGGTGATATTATGCTAGATTTCGCTGTTTGGCCGCAGCCTAATATCGTATGCGTAGCGAGTCTTCCAGGTTACGATATCATTTCAACAAGGTCATTGGCTCATGATTTGCCGTCGGAAACCTACAGACAGTTTTCTAACTTGATAGATGGGCGTGATGTAGTTTATGTGGCAATGCATAGTATGGAAGATTGGGCTTCATTCGGTATCTGGCGAGGAAAGTCAGTGCGTCGAATGGTTAGTATGAGTCCAAGACTGGGTATCTTGGAAAATTTTGGTAGACATTTCTCATTTGAGAATACTTTCTGGGCAGGGGAACGATCAGTGCCAGATTATTCTCTCGAATTCCATCCAATTGATTTTGGGAACGAGGTTCTTCGTGAGTTTTTTGGATTTGTGCTAGAAGGCCGCGTAGACGAGCAATGCATTGACCTGGAGGAAGTATTGCTTCCCTCGTTCAGGGCCGCTGAGGATACCTATTGA
- a CDS encoding IS630 family transposase — translation MNDSPGMDMRRLSPVAQEALRLRVMHAVVNGMDPDEATRVFCVSTDSIANWQDRYGQGGWEALRSRRPGRRPGEGTRMTASEEKALLDRLLTHTPDDVGMVGRLWTARTVAVLARELFGAIYTDRGMRTLLTRWGFSLQRPDKRAVEADCESQRVWVEQSWPLLRQRAKDEGALIFFADQVGVRSDQLYGRTWGHRGHTPVPTQTGNRFGINAMSAISMQGTMMFTAWQGSATTDVFLTFLNRLITTVKPKIHLVLDGHSVHRSKAVRDWVAARSEAIELHFLPPYSPQLNPDEMVNADLKRDLADQSITDVRRMKAPVRSFFWSVQKQSDRIKSYFHGKHVRYTLRTI, via the coding sequence ATGAATGATTCTCCCGGCATGGACATGCGGCGGTTGTCGCCTGTCGCCCAAGAAGCCCTGCGCCTGCGCGTGATGCACGCTGTCGTTAACGGCATGGACCCTGATGAGGCCACCCGAGTCTTCTGCGTATCGACCGATTCCATCGCCAACTGGCAAGACCGATACGGACAAGGCGGATGGGAGGCACTCCGGTCGCGGCGGCCGGGCCGGCGGCCCGGCGAGGGCACCAGAATGACCGCCTCCGAAGAAAAGGCCCTCCTCGACAGGCTGCTGACACACACGCCTGACGACGTCGGCATGGTCGGCAGGCTCTGGACCGCCCGTACAGTCGCCGTCCTGGCCAGGGAACTGTTCGGAGCCATCTACACCGATCGAGGCATGCGCACACTCCTGACACGGTGGGGATTTAGCCTCCAACGCCCGGATAAGCGCGCCGTGGAGGCCGATTGTGAATCCCAGCGCGTGTGGGTCGAACAGTCCTGGCCTCTGCTGCGGCAGAGAGCGAAAGACGAAGGAGCGTTGATCTTCTTCGCCGACCAGGTCGGAGTCCGCTCCGACCAACTATATGGCCGCACCTGGGGACACCGGGGCCATACCCCGGTTCCGACACAGACGGGAAACAGATTCGGCATCAACGCCATGAGCGCCATCTCCATGCAAGGAACGATGATGTTCACCGCCTGGCAAGGCTCGGCCACGACCGACGTGTTCCTGACGTTCCTCAACCGCCTGATCACCACAGTGAAGCCGAAGATCCACCTCGTGCTCGACGGACACTCCGTACACCGGTCTAAAGCCGTCCGGGACTGGGTAGCCGCCCGTTCGGAGGCGATTGAACTGCACTTTCTGCCTCCCTATTCTCCTCAGTTGAACCCCGACGAGATGGTCAACGCCGACCTCAAACGGGATCTGGCCGACCAGTCCATAACCGATGTACGGCGGATGAAAGCCCCTGTACGGTCGTTCTTCTGGAGCGTTCAAAAGCAAAGCGACCGAATCAAATCATACTTCCACGGCAAGCACGTCCGATACACACTAAGAACCATCTAG
- a CDS encoding SDR family oxidoreductase, producing the protein MDKTVLITGSNKGIGLATARELGSRGNNVILAARSQQRVHDAADALSREGINADPVELDVTDSTSVSAAVHHVTDTYGKLDVLINNAGIAMSDGSGNTSELTRDTMHRVFETNVYGVLTVTNAFLPLLHKSPGGQIINVSSEAGSLNVAGREDTPLADIQAGAYGTSKAALNMLTIAYAKELRSTPISVNAVSPGFTATDLNGRRGIRTVEEGSQAIVDLAVMENDVPNGTFRCDGRIDFLGDTVTVPW; encoded by the coding sequence ATGGACAAAACAGTACTCATCACCGGAAGCAATAAGGGAATCGGATTGGCAACGGCTCGTGAACTGGGATCGCGCGGTAACAACGTCATCCTTGCCGCTCGTTCGCAGCAGCGGGTTCACGACGCTGCGGACGCCCTCTCACGGGAGGGAATCAACGCCGACCCCGTGGAGCTCGACGTCACCGACTCGACCAGCGTGTCCGCCGCTGTTCACCATGTGACCGATACCTACGGCAAGCTCGACGTTCTCATCAACAACGCCGGCATTGCCATGTCCGACGGCAGCGGAAACACCAGTGAACTCACCCGAGACACCATGCATCGTGTCTTCGAAACGAACGTGTACGGCGTTCTGACCGTCACCAACGCGTTCCTTCCGCTGCTTCATAAGTCCCCTGGCGGCCAGATCATCAATGTCTCCAGCGAGGCCGGGTCTCTGAACGTAGCCGGACGCGAGGACACTCCGTTGGCCGACATCCAAGCCGGGGCCTACGGAACGTCAAAGGCCGCTCTCAACATGCTGACGATTGCCTATGCCAAGGAACTACGGTCGACTCCAATTAGCGTCAACGCGGTGTCGCCCGGATTCACCGCCACGGATTTGAACGGGCGTCGCGGAATCAGAACCGTTGAAGAAGGCTCCCAAGCGATAGTCGATCTCGCGGTCATGGAAAACGACGTGCCGAACGGGACTTTTCGTTGCGATGGTCGCATTGACTTCCTGGGAGACACCGTCACCGTTCCCTGGTAA